In Curtobacterium sp. MCPF17_002, one genomic interval encodes:
- a CDS encoding ASCH domain-containing protein, with amino-acid sequence MSTDRSVLLSVRPEFADALLAGTKTAEVRRRFPAIAVGTTLYVYASSPSKQVIGTLRTSAVHRVPRQTVWDRFKRMIGIDRRYLDAYLHGVEHAAIIEVDTPSTWTRPVSLAELRAHVAVEPPQSYRYLNISQAAQLESVRASTVALVSA; translated from the coding sequence ATGAGCACCGACCGAAGCGTGCTCCTGTCAGTACGGCCCGAGTTCGCCGACGCCCTCCTTGCCGGCACGAAGACCGCCGAGGTGCGCCGTCGGTTCCCGGCAATCGCCGTCGGCACAACCCTTTACGTCTACGCTAGCTCGCCGTCCAAGCAGGTCATCGGAACGCTGCGCACTTCGGCAGTGCATCGAGTTCCACGTCAGACCGTCTGGGATCGGTTCAAGCGCATGATCGGCATCGACCGCCGCTACCTCGACGCTTACCTCCACGGCGTTGAGCACGCGGCCATCATCGAGGTGGACACTCCCTCCACCTGGACGCGCCCCGTGTCCCTCGCGGAACTTCGCGCCCACGTCGCCGTCGAACCGCCGCAGAGCTACCGGTACCTCAACATCTCGCAAGCAGCGCAGCTGGAGTCAGTTCGCGCAAGCACCGTTGCCCTTGTGTCTGCTTGA
- a CDS encoding DUF6177 family protein: MVRHPLIDDVVGPAIVVRSASPVVWLTDAFSSLLRRASESGRMVVLRTGREAALTPALRHALGAHGAAWVVTDFDGTLRDGRTGVAATSIEDVVHRGPELVGTPSPEHPVAIDSVRQISIDLTLRHHAGRAIDIGSAIEALCETVGTCPTRWGTAEPLTVPWDRWVVTQYAKHEAPAISTSYAVGEGFSATMTAHLLDGVVVETMSAVLTIPEDGADPALASKLLDAVHRVADDVEPVFGVVMQRRGDADHLVRAVSHGEPSPLAVVVGPEASEFLDRDGVWPPPRTTTTTFGGGGLVVRFDDGWEALEAFLDRIDEDRFLQLVGGAPLDPAHDEGTLDGHVGGGHGGSGRGGSGHGGGGYVGGTGSPVMGGQGAP, from the coding sequence ATGGTCAGGCATCCCCTCATCGACGACGTGGTCGGACCGGCCATCGTGGTCCGATCAGCTTCGCCGGTGGTGTGGCTGACCGATGCGTTCTCATCGCTGCTCCGTCGGGCGTCCGAGTCCGGACGCATGGTCGTGCTCCGCACCGGGCGCGAAGCGGCACTCACCCCCGCGCTCCGGCACGCGCTCGGCGCACACGGTGCCGCGTGGGTCGTCACCGACTTCGACGGCACCCTGCGAGACGGCCGTACCGGTGTCGCCGCCACGAGCATCGAGGACGTCGTCCACCGTGGCCCGGAACTCGTCGGGACACCGTCCCCGGAGCACCCCGTGGCGATCGACTCCGTCCGCCAGATCAGCATTGACCTCACGCTGCGGCACCACGCGGGCCGCGCGATCGACATCGGCTCAGCGATCGAAGCCCTCTGCGAGACCGTCGGCACGTGCCCGACCCGCTGGGGGACCGCCGAACCGCTCACCGTGCCGTGGGACCGCTGGGTCGTCACCCAGTACGCGAAGCACGAGGCCCCCGCGATCTCGACCTCGTACGCCGTGGGCGAGGGGTTCTCCGCGACCATGACCGCGCACCTGCTGGACGGGGTCGTCGTGGAGACGATGTCCGCCGTCCTCACCATCCCCGAGGACGGCGCGGACCCGGCGCTCGCATCGAAGCTCCTCGACGCCGTCCACCGTGTGGCCGACGACGTCGAACCGGTGTTCGGCGTCGTGATGCAGCGCCGCGGCGACGCCGACCACCTCGTCCGCGCGGTGTCGCACGGGGAACCGTCCCCGCTCGCCGTCGTGGTGGGACCCGAGGCGTCCGAGTTCCTCGACCGCGACGGGGTCTGGCCGCCACCGCGCACGACCACCACGACGTTCGGCGGCGGCGGACTCGTCGTGCGGTTCGACGACGGGTGGGAAGCGCTCGAGGCCTTCCTCGACCGCATCGACGAGGACCGCTTCCTGCAGCTCGTCGGCGGCGCACCGCTCGACCCCGCGCACGACGAGGGCACGCTCGACGGACACGTGGGCGGTGGGCACGGCGGCAGTGGGCGCGGCGGCAGCGGGCATGGCGGCGGCGGCTACGTCGGCGGCACCGGTTCGCCCGTGATGGGTGGCCAGGGTGCCCCGTGA
- a CDS encoding MarR family transcriptional regulator, translating into MPLTVVRREHMHLYAREPRSRAAKNAVEALLRLQHAEEQQLEQARKESGLTKNEFHAVRYMLQAHRDGRLMGPKDLAVMLNVSNASVTKIVDGLVKKGDFVRAPHPTDRRAQVLEPTVQAARKIDDAYARYHRAVVEVIDHLPKEDNDVLTRTLEQVTNALTATDPAGAFEDEYVVEDEDATDDEQPPNLRILA; encoded by the coding sequence GTGCCGTTGACTGTTGTCCGCCGTGAACACATGCACCTCTACGCGCGGGAACCCCGCTCGAGGGCGGCGAAGAACGCGGTCGAGGCGCTCCTGCGGCTGCAGCACGCGGAAGAGCAGCAACTCGAGCAGGCCCGGAAGGAGTCAGGGCTCACGAAGAACGAGTTCCACGCGGTCCGGTACATGCTCCAAGCCCACCGCGACGGCCGCCTCATGGGCCCGAAGGACCTCGCAGTGATGCTCAACGTCTCCAACGCGTCCGTGACGAAGATCGTCGACGGACTCGTCAAGAAGGGTGACTTCGTCCGCGCACCGCACCCCACCGATCGACGCGCACAAGTGCTCGAACCGACGGTGCAGGCGGCGCGGAAGATCGACGACGCCTACGCCCGCTACCACCGGGCCGTGGTCGAAGTCATCGACCACCTTCCCAAAGAAGACAACGACGTCCTCACCCGGACCCTGGAACAAGTCACCAACGCCCTGACCGCAACGGACCCGGCAGGGGCGTTTGAGGACGAATACGTCGTCGAAGACGAGGACGCCACCGACGACGAGCAACCCCCGAACCTGCGCATCCTCGCCTAA
- a CDS encoding MarR family transcriptional regulator — MDNEHGPGTPSHLYAGRPGSAAGAAAIASLQALSDTVHDADEQALRALRMLPIDALALQHLVQADRDGRMLNATQLARALRLSTAGITKLIDRLARAGRVERRPNPKDRRGIIIIPAPTAERDLARAYGHIHAPLIAVIDELTDEEAATIDRFANRLSQALRTELDSAAPTPDS; from the coding sequence GTGGACAACGAACACGGACCCGGCACACCTTCGCACCTGTACGCCGGGCGGCCGGGCAGCGCCGCTGGGGCTGCCGCGATCGCCAGCCTGCAAGCCCTCAGCGACACCGTGCACGACGCCGACGAGCAGGCGCTACGCGCATTGCGGATGCTGCCCATCGACGCGCTCGCGCTGCAGCACCTCGTGCAAGCCGACCGAGACGGCCGGATGCTGAACGCCACACAGCTCGCCCGAGCCCTCCGCCTCTCGACCGCAGGAATCACCAAGCTCATCGACCGGCTCGCCCGAGCCGGCCGCGTGGAACGCCGCCCGAACCCGAAAGACCGCCGCGGCATCATCATCATCCCCGCCCCCACCGCCGAACGAGACCTCGCGCGTGCCTACGGGCACATCCACGCCCCCCTCATCGCCGTCATCGACGAGCTCACCGACGAAGAAGCCGCCACCATCGACCGGTTCGCCAACCGCCTCAGCCAAGCACTCCGCACCGAACTCGACTCCGCGGCCCCCACCCCCGACAGCTGA
- a CDS encoding helix-turn-helix domain-containing protein: MRAAGQLCGKKPKRSIPLENDLVALHRAGMHATSEIAEVLGVARSTVYRAIQGGRSNYLLMTRSEARTPTPSAAAYTGVSRPGGGAGVSQDVGTTTAALPRADGEPETQEQALTESRGDGSPAPPRWGR, encoded by the coding sequence GTGAGGGCGGCAGGCCAGCTCTGCGGTAAGAAGCCAAAGCGCTCCATTCCGCTGGAGAATGACCTGGTTGCGCTGCATCGTGCCGGCATGCACGCGACGAGCGAGATTGCCGAGGTCCTTGGTGTCGCCCGCTCGACGGTCTACCGAGCGATCCAGGGTGGCAGATCAAACTACCTCCTGATGACGCGGAGCGAAGCGAGAACACCGACACCGAGCGCCGCTGCTTACACGGGTGTGAGCAGACCGGGCGGTGGCGCCGGCGTCTCCCAAGACGTCGGCACCACCACCGCGGCCTTACCGCGAGCGGACGGCGAGCCGGAGACCCAGGAGCAAGCTCTAACCGAATCTCGGGGTGATGGTAGCCCGGCGCCTCCGCGTTGGGGAAGGTAA
- the dcd gene encoding dCTP deaminase has protein sequence MLLSDRDITAQLAEGRIGLDPYDASLVQPSSIDVRLDKFFRLFDNHKYPHIDPAVDQPDLTRLVETDPDEAFVLHPGEFVLGSTYEVVTLPDDIAARLEGKSSLGRLGLLTHSTAGFIDPGFSGHVTLELSNVATLPIKLWPGMKIGQLCFFQLSSPAEKPYGSAEYQSRYQGQRGPTASRSAQNFLRTDVSGRP, from the coding sequence GTGCTGCTCTCCGACCGCGACATCACCGCCCAGCTCGCCGAGGGCCGGATCGGGCTCGACCCGTACGACGCCTCGCTCGTCCAGCCCTCGAGCATCGACGTCCGGCTCGACAAGTTCTTCCGGCTGTTCGACAACCACAAGTACCCGCACATCGACCCCGCGGTGGACCAGCCCGACCTCACCCGTCTGGTGGAGACCGACCCGGACGAGGCGTTCGTGCTGCACCCGGGTGAGTTCGTCCTCGGTTCGACGTACGAGGTCGTGACGCTCCCCGACGACATCGCCGCACGACTCGAGGGCAAGAGCTCGCTCGGCCGCCTCGGTCTACTGACCCACTCCACCGCGGGCTTCATCGACCCGGGGTTCTCCGGACACGTCACGCTCGAGCTGTCGAACGTGGCGACGCTGCCGATCAAGCTCTGGCCAGGGATGAAGATCGGCCAGCTCTGCTTCTTCCAGCTGTCGAGTCCGGCAGAGAAGCCGTACGGCTCCGCCGAGTACCAGTCGCGGTACCAGGGCCAGCGTGGGCCGACGGCGTCCCGCTCGGCGCAGAACTTCCTCCGGACGGACGTCTCCGGCCGCCCGTAG
- a CDS encoding cytochrome c oxidase assembly protein, producing MTVTPTATQPGGAAPESAPVTARTSTVATVLVIAVPLAVACSILGMTLTGAFSANQQLVSAGDLVEYGLPVARVVHDTMAALTIGLLVVAAFALPAQKKDHGAMSSVQHRASRWAAVTGAVWFLAAVVSIVLTGANTLGVPLTSPVFARNFMLFAFQVEIGQALVVSAVAILLATVVAAFATRVTTLAVATVAGLFALLPLALSGHAAGSLEHANAVNSLAVHLVAVCVWAGGLVAVLVLRTRLKGATGRVVSRYSTLAGWAFAAVAFSGIVNASLRLTGPLDLFTTTYGWLITVKAALLVLLGLAGVVQRRRIVPGLLRAPLDRRLFVRFALAEIVFMAVAIGVSVAVSRSQPPIPQTPATGEDTRSGLIGFPYPPAQTVQTYLTQWHIDWVWLALAVVGAGWYLLAVRKLRKRGDKWPVGRTIAWLLGCALFIWTTSAGPAVYGMIHFSSHMLQHMLLMMFVPLPLVLGGPVLLALRTLPVRNDGSRGAREWLMLFTHSRYMQFLAKPAVAGVIFAGSLVVFYFTPAYQYAMQSHEWHVAMVVHFVFSGYLFFWVFIGVDPGPKRPEYPILIIALLATLAFHAFFGVAVMTSQSVFALDWFHALGQTNDAALLDDQHTGGGIAWGASELPMVFVALLVVRNWVKSDTRDAKRLDRKAERDGDADLKAYNEQLAAMHDRD from the coding sequence ATGACCGTCACCCCCACCGCAACTCAGCCTGGAGGCGCGGCACCGGAATCCGCGCCCGTCACCGCGCGCACGTCCACCGTCGCGACGGTCCTCGTCATCGCCGTCCCGCTCGCGGTCGCCTGCTCGATCCTCGGGATGACGCTCACCGGAGCGTTCAGCGCGAACCAGCAGCTGGTGTCCGCCGGCGACCTGGTCGAGTACGGCCTGCCCGTCGCACGAGTCGTCCACGACACCATGGCGGCCCTGACCATCGGGCTGCTCGTGGTCGCGGCGTTCGCACTGCCCGCGCAGAAGAAGGACCACGGCGCGATGTCGAGCGTCCAGCACCGGGCGTCGCGGTGGGCCGCCGTCACCGGCGCGGTCTGGTTCCTCGCCGCGGTCGTCAGCATCGTCCTCACCGGGGCGAACACCCTCGGGGTGCCGCTCACCAGCCCGGTGTTCGCGCGCAACTTCATGCTCTTCGCGTTCCAGGTCGAGATCGGGCAGGCGCTCGTCGTCTCGGCGGTCGCGATCCTCCTCGCGACCGTCGTCGCGGCGTTCGCCACCCGGGTGACGACGCTCGCCGTGGCCACCGTCGCCGGGCTCTTCGCGCTCCTCCCCCTCGCGCTGTCCGGGCACGCCGCCGGGTCGCTCGAGCACGCGAACGCGGTGAACTCGCTCGCCGTGCACCTCGTCGCGGTGTGCGTGTGGGCGGGCGGCCTCGTCGCCGTGCTGGTCCTGCGCACCCGCTTGAAGGGCGCCACCGGCCGGGTCGTCTCGCGGTACTCGACGCTCGCCGGGTGGGCGTTCGCGGCGGTCGCGTTCTCCGGCATCGTCAACGCGTCTCTCCGGCTGACCGGGCCGCTCGACCTCTTCACGACCACGTACGGCTGGCTCATCACCGTCAAGGCCGCGCTCCTCGTGCTGCTCGGGCTCGCCGGGGTCGTCCAGCGTCGCCGGATCGTGCCCGGGCTGCTCCGCGCACCGCTCGACCGCAGGCTCTTCGTGCGCTTCGCCCTCGCCGAGATCGTCTTCATGGCCGTCGCCATCGGGGTCTCGGTCGCCGTCTCCCGGTCGCAGCCGCCCATCCCGCAGACGCCGGCGACCGGTGAGGACACCCGCTCCGGGCTCATCGGTTTCCCGTACCCGCCGGCGCAGACCGTGCAGACCTACCTGACGCAGTGGCACATCGACTGGGTGTGGCTCGCGCTGGCCGTGGTCGGTGCCGGCTGGTACCTGCTCGCCGTCCGCAAGCTGCGGAAGCGCGGGGACAAGTGGCCCGTCGGGCGGACCATCGCGTGGCTGCTCGGGTGCGCGCTGTTCATCTGGACGACCTCGGCCGGGCCCGCCGTGTACGGCATGATCCACTTCTCGTCGCACATGCTCCAGCACATGCTGCTCATGATGTTCGTGCCGCTGCCCCTCGTCCTCGGCGGCCCGGTGCTGCTCGCGCTCCGCACCCTGCCGGTCCGGAACGACGGGTCCCGCGGAGCCCGCGAGTGGCTCATGCTCTTCACGCACTCGCGGTACATGCAGTTCCTCGCGAAGCCCGCCGTCGCCGGGGTGATCTTCGCGGGCTCCCTCGTCGTGTTCTACTTCACGCCCGCCTACCAGTACGCGATGCAGTCGCACGAGTGGCACGTCGCGATGGTCGTGCACTTCGTGTTCAGCGGCTACCTGTTCTTCTGGGTGTTCATCGGCGTCGACCCGGGTCCGAAGCGGCCGGAGTACCCGATCCTCATCATCGCGCTGCTCGCGACCCTGGCCTTCCACGCGTTCTTCGGCGTCGCCGTGATGACCTCGCAGTCGGTGTTTGCGCTCGACTGGTTCCACGCGCTCGGTCAGACCAACGACGCCGCGCTCCTCGACGACCAGCACACCGGCGGCGGGATCGCCTGGGGCGCCTCCGAGCTGCCGATGGTGTTCGTCGCGCTGCTCGTGGTGCGGAACTGGGTGAAGTCGGACACCCGCGATGCGAAGCGCCTCGACCGGAAGGCCGAGCGCGACGGCGACGCGGACCTCAAGGCGTACAACGAGCAGCTCGCGGCGATGCACGACCGCGACTGA
- a CDS encoding GNAT family N-acetyltransferase has protein sequence MVIDLRYPSPGAFGEGSLLDDVYSLWKLNSATLGFLPFEAFNDRARSGQVLAAVQDDTVVGYVLFDLPRTGQITLRHVCIAEAARGTGLARTLTDRVIADHPERLELAADCREDYGLHGFWSRLGMSPRAERPGRRQLGSVLTRWRRPLGQLDLLEAALLASKLPLAVLDANVVSDLCSAPHVPRARAQESAGLLADWMQQKIDYAVSVQLDQEFSRTIDPVQRAALRTGSQHWVRLRTTRPDDEALEHDLAKRLATAIAQDASISEDLLHLADAIRAEAAYFVTNDDTLIERTADWLLADFGVEAIRPHVLIGRTRSGVGQPSFVPRLISSVDLDWEPLDRLDGTTLQNAFTNHHTGERGRSLLQRIANERSHPDTTQVQVLSDGHTPWALLAYRPDHDSLYVPLLRVAPGPQALTVALQLTRYLRREAVRLGCTTVIVEDTVQEVVGEALREDGYAANSSGWTAEPRTGFENHPSLLPQEAADRERIHYPLAITGTGTPAAVVPIRPRYAETLLGYAGDTLLQLRRTTLGILRQHVYFHTPAGPALTAPTRLLWYVTADKLSRTRRMVATSRLIGSEILPAAEAHAVYRELGVLSLSEIRAMANDAGEVHVVRFEDTELLPRELGRSDVAALNSAHNVRGNFLTIREVPSGYFDDLMTTQLLEAR, from the coding sequence GTGGTGATCGACCTTCGGTACCCATCTCCTGGTGCGTTCGGGGAGGGCTCCCTCCTGGACGATGTCTACTCGCTCTGGAAGCTCAACTCGGCGACGCTCGGATTCCTACCCTTCGAAGCATTCAACGACCGGGCCCGATCAGGGCAGGTGCTCGCCGCCGTTCAAGACGACACCGTCGTCGGGTACGTCCTGTTCGATCTGCCGCGCACCGGACAGATCACCCTTCGTCACGTCTGCATCGCGGAGGCAGCGCGAGGCACTGGACTGGCACGAACGCTGACCGACCGTGTCATTGCCGATCACCCGGAACGGCTCGAGCTCGCCGCTGACTGTCGAGAGGACTACGGGCTTCACGGGTTCTGGTCTCGCCTTGGAATGTCGCCTCGCGCTGAACGTCCGGGCCGACGGCAGCTCGGATCCGTGCTCACCAGGTGGCGGCGCCCCCTCGGCCAGCTCGACCTTCTGGAAGCTGCGCTGCTTGCTTCCAAGCTTCCGCTCGCCGTGCTTGACGCCAATGTCGTCAGTGACCTCTGCAGCGCACCACACGTACCTCGGGCACGAGCACAGGAATCCGCCGGCTTGCTTGCTGACTGGATGCAACAGAAGATCGACTACGCAGTGTCCGTGCAACTCGACCAGGAGTTCAGCCGTACGATCGACCCGGTTCAGCGCGCTGCGCTCCGCACCGGTTCGCAGCACTGGGTGCGCCTACGCACCACACGCCCCGACGACGAAGCGCTCGAGCACGACCTTGCCAAGCGACTCGCTACGGCAATCGCCCAGGACGCGTCCATCAGTGAAGACCTCCTGCACCTTGCTGACGCCATCCGAGCAGAAGCAGCGTATTTCGTCACGAATGACGACACCCTGATCGAGCGAACGGCTGACTGGCTGCTCGCTGACTTCGGCGTAGAAGCGATCCGACCGCACGTGCTGATCGGTCGGACCCGGAGCGGCGTCGGACAACCGTCGTTCGTGCCCCGGCTGATCAGCTCCGTCGACCTCGATTGGGAACCGCTCGACCGGCTCGACGGAACCACGCTGCAGAACGCGTTCACCAACCACCACACTGGGGAACGCGGCAGAAGCCTGCTGCAGCGCATCGCCAACGAGCGAAGCCATCCGGACACCACCCAAGTGCAAGTCCTCTCCGACGGACACACACCATGGGCTCTACTGGCATACCGACCAGACCACGATTCGCTGTACGTGCCGCTCCTTCGAGTCGCCCCTGGGCCGCAAGCCCTCACCGTCGCACTCCAGCTCACCCGTTACCTGCGGCGAGAGGCGGTACGGCTGGGATGCACGACGGTGATTGTCGAAGACACTGTGCAGGAAGTCGTCGGGGAAGCGCTTCGCGAAGATGGTTACGCTGCCAACTCAAGCGGATGGACGGCGGAGCCCCGTACTGGGTTCGAAAACCACCCGTCGCTCCTCCCGCAGGAAGCAGCGGATCGTGAGCGGATCCATTACCCGCTTGCCATCACCGGTACCGGCACGCCGGCAGCGGTCGTGCCAATCCGTCCCCGATACGCGGAGACACTCCTCGGGTACGCCGGCGACACATTGCTGCAACTTCGGCGCACCACTCTCGGAATCCTTCGGCAGCACGTCTACTTCCACACCCCAGCCGGGCCGGCGCTGACCGCACCAACCCGCCTGCTCTGGTACGTGACGGCCGACAAGCTCTCCCGCACTCGCCGAATGGTCGCAACATCTCGCCTCATCGGGTCCGAGATACTCCCAGCAGCGGAAGCGCACGCCGTCTACCGAGAACTTGGCGTGCTCTCTCTGTCAGAGATCCGCGCCATGGCGAACGATGCCGGGGAGGTTCATGTCGTACGGTTCGAGGACACTGAACTCCTCCCCCGAGAACTCGGCAGGAGCGACGTCGCCGCCTTGAACAGCGCCCACAACGTCCGTGGGAACTTCCTCACCATCCGAGAAGTTCCGAGTGGCTACTTCGATGACCTGATGACAACGCAACTCCTGGAGGCACGATGA
- a CDS encoding GNAT family N-acetyltransferase — protein MTTYAVHEIDVPRTMTDDPAVVQAFREWVAVQNAAEVAVTGLPELLWSPEEQLPYLLDPEGPSRLFVARSSTGTVVAAGAYDSKQAPGTPNCWISISVAPDHQRNGIGTLVADHLEDLARAAGRTQWKTYAPSRQVGPASGHGYRPAPTGFGAVPEDEAAVRFLTGRGWRFGQVNRISRLSLPADRSVVQTLHERASTAAGPGYRLHAWTGRTPTAWQEGIALLETRMSTDAPEGDMEEPEDVWTLERLREHEELRERSPRTMVTVAVEHVESTTLAGFTQLAVPDAVGQPVMQGDTLVLREHRGHRLGWLLKVAGIERIEQDHPGHPSIITFNAEENRPMLDVNEAVGFVGVGSEGIWERRV, from the coding sequence ATGACCACGTACGCCGTGCACGAGATCGACGTCCCCCGGACGATGACCGACGACCCGGCCGTCGTGCAGGCCTTCCGGGAGTGGGTCGCGGTGCAGAACGCCGCCGAGGTGGCCGTCACCGGGCTGCCCGAACTCCTCTGGTCCCCGGAGGAACAGCTCCCCTACCTCCTCGACCCGGAGGGTCCGAGCCGGCTCTTCGTCGCCCGATCGTCCACCGGAACGGTCGTCGCCGCGGGGGCCTACGACTCGAAGCAGGCGCCGGGCACCCCGAACTGCTGGATCTCGATCAGCGTCGCCCCGGACCACCAACGGAACGGGATCGGGACCCTGGTCGCCGACCACCTCGAAGACCTCGCGCGAGCCGCGGGTCGGACGCAGTGGAAGACGTACGCGCCCTCCCGGCAGGTCGGGCCAGCGTCCGGGCACGGGTACCGACCGGCGCCGACCGGCTTCGGCGCCGTGCCGGAGGACGAGGCGGCCGTCCGGTTCCTGACCGGCCGCGGCTGGCGCTTCGGCCAGGTCAACCGCATCAGCCGCCTGTCGTTGCCCGCCGACCGCTCCGTCGTGCAGACGCTGCACGAACGCGCCTCGACCGCCGCGGGCCCGGGGTACCGCCTGCACGCGTGGACGGGTCGCACGCCGACCGCGTGGCAGGAGGGCATCGCGCTCCTCGAGACCCGGATGAGCACGGACGCGCCGGAGGGTGACATGGAGGAGCCCGAGGACGTCTGGACCCTCGAGCGCCTGCGGGAACACGAGGAGCTGCGGGAACGCTCCCCCCGGACCATGGTCACGGTGGCGGTCGAGCACGTGGAGAGCACCACGCTGGCCGGTTTCACGCAGCTGGCCGTACCGGACGCCGTCGGCCAGCCCGTGATGCAGGGCGACACGCTCGTCCTCCGGGAGCACCGCGGACACCGGCTCGGCTGGCTGCTCAAGGTGGCGGGGATCGAGCGGATCGAGCAGGACCACCCCGGGCACCCGTCGATCATCACCTTCAACGCGGAGGAGAACCGGCCGATGCTCGACGTCAACGAGGCGGTCGGGTTCGTCGGGGTGGGCAGCGAGGGGATCTGGGAGCGCCGCGTCTGA
- a CDS encoding GAF and ANTAR domain-containing protein, with amino-acid sequence MHTGGALRALLERLVVLGDPAADVCGALFRAVTAATDLASAAGAGAVLADTGEVLHVIASSSERTSDVEEAELGIVQGPCLEAYRSGGLVDVPDFASRADDWPDVFRIAQERGFGGVYAVPLNLRGRTIGTICAFSPQGAAFTDTDASLLHVIADTAVAAVAQRIVLQGRTLDELIELALEQRDRIEQAKGALSYRRSVPIDHAFRIRHAGAQRAGLSLARTAHQVITEGHTL; translated from the coding sequence ATGCATACCGGTGGCGCGCTTCGTGCCCTGCTTGAACGGCTGGTCGTATTGGGAGACCCCGCAGCGGATGTCTGCGGTGCGCTGTTCCGCGCGGTGACCGCCGCCACCGACCTCGCTTCAGCAGCCGGCGCAGGGGCGGTTCTCGCAGACACGGGCGAGGTGCTGCACGTCATCGCGTCATCGAGCGAGCGCACCAGTGACGTCGAGGAAGCTGAGCTGGGCATCGTGCAGGGGCCGTGCCTTGAGGCGTACCGTTCCGGCGGTCTCGTCGACGTCCCCGACTTCGCATCGCGAGCGGATGACTGGCCGGACGTGTTCCGGATCGCGCAGGAGCGCGGCTTCGGGGGCGTGTACGCCGTCCCTCTCAACCTCCGGGGCCGCACCATCGGAACGATCTGCGCTTTCTCTCCCCAAGGCGCGGCCTTCACCGACACGGATGCCAGCTTGCTGCACGTCATCGCGGACACCGCGGTGGCTGCCGTCGCGCAGCGAATCGTCCTCCAGGGCCGGACACTCGATGAGCTCATCGAGCTCGCCCTCGAGCAGCGTGACCGGATCGAACAAGCAAAGGGGGCGCTCTCCTACCGTCGAAGCGTGCCCATCGACCACGCGTTCCGCATCCGGCACGCGGGAGCACAACGTGCGGGGCTCTCCCTCGCCCGGACGGCGCACCAGGTCATCACCGAAGGCCACACGCTCTAA
- a CDS encoding AraC family transcriptional regulator, whose protein sequence is MDSSECGGGMTIDTARTTNLQGVEDHAPGVRIEAAGSSPEAAVVNLAGLYAGRHWAARTTERRFSYRHTALGDGDLTLRRSRIDGFIRGSIPPSDEYIVQWLTAGRGIPDVAQDRVPMAGDVPMLFPTAREFVFEYEDYDQRIVHMSRRLVHEVADELFHTGDVPDLGLDHLRTLDAGAVTRWRNGLALLSHELQAGGVDTLLWHNLTRASAAAFLRMYPPTVSTLPPAVLLPGRDRLRAAVEYIHEHAAEPMGVSVIARAAGLSVRGVQETFQRNLGQTPMRYLQTVRLDRVRRELQQLNPTADAVGSVARRWGFAHVGRFSAAYKTAFGEYPHTTLRN, encoded by the coding sequence GTGGACTCGAGCGAGTGCGGAGGCGGGATGACGATCGACACGGCCCGGACGACCAACCTGCAGGGGGTCGAGGACCACGCCCCCGGGGTTCGTATTGAAGCCGCCGGAAGCAGCCCGGAAGCCGCTGTGGTCAATCTCGCTGGCCTGTACGCAGGCCGCCACTGGGCTGCTCGGACCACCGAACGCCGTTTCTCCTACCGGCACACTGCTCTCGGCGATGGCGATCTAACGCTCCGCCGGTCCCGGATCGACGGGTTCATTCGCGGGTCCATCCCACCCTCCGACGAGTACATCGTGCAGTGGCTCACCGCCGGCCGCGGCATCCCGGACGTTGCCCAAGACCGTGTACCGATGGCCGGGGATGTGCCGATGCTGTTCCCAACGGCGCGGGAGTTCGTGTTCGAGTACGAGGACTACGACCAACGCATCGTGCACATGTCAAGGCGGCTCGTGCACGAGGTAGCGGACGAGCTGTTCCACACCGGCGACGTCCCGGACCTCGGCCTTGATCACCTCCGGACGCTGGACGCAGGCGCTGTGACGCGTTGGCGGAACGGCTTGGCACTGCTCTCGCACGAGCTGCAAGCTGGCGGCGTTGACACGCTGCTCTGGCACAACCTCACCCGAGCCTCCGCGGCGGCGTTCCTGAGGATGTACCCGCCGACGGTGAGCACGCTGCCTCCCGCGGTGCTCCTGCCCGGCCGGGACCGGCTTCGTGCAGCGGTCGAGTACATCCACGAGCACGCGGCCGAGCCAATGGGCGTCTCCGTGATCGCTCGAGCTGCCGGGCTGAGCGTTCGAGGGGTCCAGGAAACGTTCCAGAGGAACCTCGGTCAAACGCCGATGCGATACCTGCAGACGGTGCGCCTCGACCGGGTCCGACGAGAACTGCAACAGCTGAACCCCACGGCAGACGCTGTGGGATCGGTCGCCCGACGGTGGGGATTCGCGCACGTCGGCCGGTTCTCCGCCGCGTACAAAACCGCTTTCGGCGAATACCCACACACCACCCTGCGGAACTGA